The Paenibacillus uliginis N3/975 genome has a window encoding:
- the recR gene encoding recombination mediator RecR, which translates to MYYPEPIAKLIDAFTRLPGVGPKTAARLAFHVLNMKEDDVIDFAKALVSVKRNLHYCSVCCNITDTDPCRVCQDKTRDPSVICVVQDAKDLVAMERTKEFDGYYHVLHGAISPMEGIGPEEIRLKELLTRLSDERVKELILATNPNIEGEATAMYISRLVRPFEIKVTRIAHGLPVGGDLEYADEVTLSKALEGRREL; encoded by the coding sequence TTGTACTATCCCGAACCGATCGCGAAGCTGATCGATGCATTTACCAGGTTGCCGGGTGTGGGGCCGAAAACGGCTGCCCGCCTGGCTTTTCACGTCCTTAATATGAAAGAAGACGACGTCATTGATTTTGCCAAAGCGCTGGTCAGTGTGAAACGCAATCTTCATTACTGCTCGGTCTGCTGCAATATCACCGATACTGATCCCTGCCGTGTCTGTCAGGATAAGACCCGGGATCCATCCGTCATCTGTGTGGTACAGGATGCCAAGGATCTGGTGGCGATGGAGCGAACTAAGGAGTTTGACGGGTACTATCATGTGCTTCATGGAGCAATCTCCCCGATGGAGGGGATTGGACCTGAGGAAATCCGGCTAAAAGAGCTCCTTACTCGACTTAGTGATGAACGGGTGAAAGAACTTATTCTGGCTACCAACCCGAATATCGAAGGGGAAGCGACAGCAATGTATATTTCACGATTGGTTCGTCCCTTCGAAATTAAAGTAACACGTATAGCCCATGGTTTGCCGGTAGGCGGGGATCTGGAATATGCGGATGAAGTGACGCTGTCCAAGGCTCTTGAGGGCCGAAGAGAGCTCTAA